Proteins from a genomic interval of Corythoichthys intestinalis isolate RoL2023-P3 chromosome 3, ASM3026506v1, whole genome shotgun sequence:
- the asb6 gene encoding ankyrin repeat and SOCS box protein 6, producing MPFLHGFRRIIYEYQPLVDAIMSVVQLEEESRHESRSQEDERRLCSSLVELLERESHSEMFLEGISSALFKVAERGLVQAAKVLLRYRADLHFEDPVSFYNPLHIAVLRNRPNMVKLLVEHKADIEKKHRIHESSPLDLASEDLDRLPCLLALLDLGANVNACDKQGKSPLLHALQSSDGLTVNNTENIQLLLQRGADVKAVTKDGETVESSLVFLVKEALDASPEDAAEIGKFCLKTTRLLLAHGVDPSNDANDGESSLTQTSLEHFDLLFPLAVLIIQSGASLVCAHSDSCWRASTIIFQRLQSALRQCSDPNYASELIQQAELLLDLARVNYPTVHSGLGPPTFAQDPHPYAQELQDLYNRVVEHDTSPPALRCLCRAFIRRQLQIWPLEERINALPLPDRLKGFLLPERMYKPKPGWDCFKPQESQR from the exons ATGCCTTTCCTACATGGTTTTCGACGGATTATTTATGAGTATCAGCCATTGGTGGATGCTATCATGAGTGTAGTGCAGCTTGAAGAGGAGAGTCGTCACGAGAGCAG GAGTCAAGAAGATGAGAGACGTCTTTGCAGTTCTTTAGTTGAACTGCTGGAGCGAGAGTCCCActctgaaatgtttttagaagGGATCAGCTCTGCTCTGTTTAAGGTGGCCGAGCGAGGACTGGTGCAGGCTGCTAAAGTCCTTCTGCGTTACAGAGCAGATCTTCATTTTGAGG ACCCAGTGTCATTCTACAATCCACTGCATATAGCAGTTCTGAGGAACAGACCAAACATGGTGAAATTGCTTGTCGAGCACAAAGCTGACATTGAAAAGAAACATAGA ATCCATGAGAGCAGCCCTTTAGATCTTGCCAGCGAGGACTTGGACCGTCTGCCCTGCCTGCTTGCATTGCTTGACCTGGGTGCCAATGTGAATGCATGTGATAAACAAG GAAAATCCCCTTTGCTTCATGCCTTGCAAAGCAGTGATGGCCTGACTGTGAACAATACAGAAAACATCCAGCTTCTCCTTCAAAGAG GTGCTGATGTCAAAGCTGTTACAAAAGATGGTGAAACAGTTGAATCTTCGTTGGTCTTTCTGGTCAAGGAGGCACTTGACGCCAGCCCTGAGGATGCTGCTGAGATTGGAAAGTTCTGCCTTAAAACTACGCGATTACTGCTGGCCCATGGTGTGGACCCCAGCAATGATGCGAATGATGGCGAGTCCTCGCTGACCCAAACAAGTCTGGAGCACTTTGACCTGCTCTTCCCCCTGGCGGTGCTCATAATCCAGAGTGGAGCATCTTTAGTTTGTGCCCACAGTGACTCCTGCTGGCGAGCTTCCACAATTATTTTCCAGCGGCTTCAGTCAGCCCTGCGACAGTGCTCAGATCCCAACTATGCCTCCGAGCTCATTCAGCAAGCCGAGTTGCTGCTGGACCTAGCCAGGGTAAACTACCCCACAGTGCATTCAGGGCTGGGACCTCCTACATTTGCGCAAGACCCTCACCCATATGCTCAAGAGCTACAAGATCTATACAACCGGGTCGTCGAACATGATACCTCCCCTCCTGCCCTCAGGTGTCTTTGCAGGGCATTTATAAGGAGACAACTCCAAATTTGGCCACTGGAGGAGAGAATCAACGCTTTGCCATTACCAGACAGACTAAAGGGATTCCTTCTTCCC